From Halorientalis litorea:
GTTCGGCGTCGACTTTCCCGTAGAAGGTGCCGTCCGCGAGGTCGTCGATGCGTACCCGGTCGATGGCACCGCCGAACTCGGCGACCATCTGGACGAACAAATCGTGAGTCAACGGGCGGTCGAACGGTTCCCCGTCGAGTGCCAACTGCATCGACTGGGCTTGGTCACTACTGACGAAGATGGGGAGCAGTTCGTCGCGGGCGTGCAGGACGACGACGGGGGCACCGGACCCCTCGTCGCCGACACCGACGCCGACGCCCTCGACGGTGGCCTCGTTCATGCCCATCCGTACGACGAGCAGGTATGAAAAGATACCCCGCGGCGAGAAATGGAAGTGCCCCGGGCACGTACGAGCGTCCGTGACGGACTCGACGTACCGCCTCGAAATCAAGCCGTCGGCCCGCCGGGTCTGTCGCCGCGTGGGCGAGTGGGTCAACCGTGACGGAACTCGCCGCCGGTTCGACTCGAAGGCACTGGCCCGCCAGTGGGCACGCGATTGCCGTGGTCCCGGCGCGACGGTCTGGGTGCAGGACGCCGCACCGGCCGACGAGCGGCCCGTCGACGGCTACCTCGTCGGCGGTGCGCGACGGGGCCGAACGCGCGACCACTCGACCCCGGAACAGGCGTCGCTGGGCCGGTTCTGAGCCACGGGCGGTCCACGCCCGAACGTGGTGTTTTTGTCGTCCGGGTTCCAACGGACCGTATGGCTGACCCCGAGACAGACGACGGGACGCTCAATCGCAAGCGGGCGGCACTCGCGGTGTTGCCGTTTCTCGCGCTGGGTGTCGGAAACGTCGTCCTCATCCTCGGGTGGGGTCTCGACGGCATCTGGGGTTTCCTTCTGCTTCCCCCGGTGCTGTTCATTTGTGTCCTCGCGTGGATAGCGTTCCGAACCGGCTTCGTGAACGACCGGACGGGCGACGTGCGGGGGACTGAAACGGACGCCGAGCCGTAACTCACCGCTCTCGCGGGACCATCTCCACCGGGTCGGCAGGCCCCGCCGTCACGCCCGGTTGGAGGTCGAGCGTCCGCTCCGGGTTCGCGAGGTGTAGTTCGTAGGTCTGTGCGATAGTCCCGAGGACGAGTTTCGCCTCCATCCGCGCGAATCGCATTCCGATGCACCGACGCGGACCGCCGCCGAACGGGAAGTACGCGTACTCCGGCCGGTCGCTGTCGTCGGTCCAGCGGTCGGGCCGGAACTGCTCCGGGTCGTCGTACCATCGCTCGTCTCGGTGGACGTTCCACTGCGGGATGGTGAGTTTCGCCCCCGACTCGACGGTGTGGCCGCCGAGTTCGACGGGTTCGGTCGCCTCGCGGACGACCCGGTACACCGGCGGGTAGAGCCGCATCGACTCGGTGACGACCCGGTCCGTGTACGACAGGTTCGGCAGGTCGCTCATCCCCGGTGGCTCGC
This genomic window contains:
- a CDS encoding bifunctional nuclease family protein; the encoded protein is MNEATVEGVGVGVGDEGSGAPVVVLHARDELLPIFVSSDQAQSMQLALDGEPFDRPLTHDLFVQMVAEFGGAIDRVRIDDLADGTFYGKVDAEQYHGGERKDLVFDARPSDGIALALRVDCPILVSDTVLDDAGRPPEEFDVEGAE